The Hydractinia symbiolongicarpus strain clone_291-10 chromosome 2, HSymV2.1, whole genome shotgun sequence genomic sequence AAAACATTATagaaaaaaagtattatttaatGATTTATCTACAAAATAAAAGCATAAACACGATTTACTTATTCCATGTTTTCATAAAACCTTGTGCTTCGACCGCCATTATTGCAGCATTAAAAACACGCttcaaaatcttgaaaaaacaTCAGCATACCTCCTGACGTCACAAGAGCCAAAACTACAGACCGTCTTGCGGCATGAAAACGACGAAGCGAGATTTCTAtatgaaattaattattaagaAGTTGTTTCGCTATCACAAttctaaaggctgaaatacactatcatttttcaatgatcattttccagttatcattgaaaaatgacagtgtatacaaaagaaaatgtcattttttacactctcatttccaatgatccttaaaaatgaaaagttgaacatgttcaagttttaatttttcaatgacattttttttctattgttttaaatcgaATCCATTGTTTTCGCACACGTGTTTGTTGCACGCGATGTAGTTTAGGCttaaatatagataaaaacaaagatttgaacAAGTAATTCACCCGAGAATGAAGACGCAAGAAGCgaccgaaattttttttgagatttggAGAAGCCAGCCCAGTTTGTGGGATGTTAAATCCCCGTTTTATAAGGACAGAAACGAGAAGGCAAAAAGTTATGAGATATTCAAAGGCAGACTAGGAATGGAAGGTTTGTGTTATTTCGAATGGTTTGgatgagaaaagaaaaacatgtatatttttatgatctgtttttctttttagagaaATTAGTGAGGGTTaaatgaatacactacgaagtTATTTTAGCGCAGaattgaaaaaagtaaacaacagcaacaaatgtGGAGCAGGACGAGATGATGTTTACGAAAGTTAATGGCCATACTTTCAGTTCTTGCTATTCCTACGTGACTCCATCGtcccaagaaaaacaacttcttcGATGGTGGGTATAAATTTCAGACAAATTTTTCTTGCCATGGAACAGCACCGGTGGAGTTAAAGTACGCACAAAATTTATCCCCGATATCTTTCGCATCATTTCTGTAGTTGTTCAAATGAGATTACTCGCCGTAACCTCTTTCAGAACACCGCCCATTCAATCTCCGATCCCAAGGAACTCTTCAACACATGCCACACAAAATTACCCACCCTTTGTGTCTCCGCCGTTATCGCCTGTTTTACAGAATATGTACCGACACCCAGTGAACATATATCAAAACACTTATTAGAGTCGAGAAAGTTTATCAGATCTCAACCCAGAAGAGGGCTCACAAAGTGCAGGGTATTAATGTGTGACTGCTAGTTTAGTACGTTTGATAAATTACTGaacgaaatatatatttaccttgaggtatttttcttttaatcgcAAGTAAATAGCTTCGCAAACTTCAGCGATGAACTGTGACAAAATACTTTTGTGAACGCGAAATAAATACTGTAATTCGGTGTAATTTATCCCACATgagaaaaacttcaaagttGCAGCTACTTTGACTTTAGCAGGAATTGGGTCTCGCAAATgcgttgtttttttctcaatgtcaACTTCTATGAGATTTAGGAGCTCCTCAAAAATATTCGGCGGCATTCTTAAAAATCGCGTATACTCTGCAATTTCCTCTACACGCAGTTCATACATGAGAGTATTGTGGATGCCAAGTTCATTTCGCCTATACGGCTTCACCCATacatttctttgcatttttttctatgtttagctctcttttttgataacatatacacaacaacagcaactgctatttcttcttcagagtccatgttgcaaagaaaacatgctcaagtttcatgtttttaatgatagtgtatttgcgccaaaatttgtcatttttaatgtcattggaatgtatcattggaaaatgatcattgaaaaatgatagtgtatttcagccttaattagctttaaaaaaattttctttttcatattgtAAACATGGTTTGGTGTGCAGCAGTAGGATGTAAAAGTTACcaagcaaaaaatcaaaacttatCTTTTTTTAAGCTGCCAAAGGATAAAAAGCTTGCTGCAGAATGGAAAGCAAAAATAAAGCGGGAAGATCTTCCTCAGCTAGTTTTTCTATGCGAGAATCATTTTAAAGGGCACTGTTTTGATCAGTCGATTGAGATGCTCTCAGCCGATCGTCAtattcaaatgaagaaattgatGGAGACGGATGACAGATTCAAGCACTTAATCCATCAGTTTGATCCCTGGCATTTGGTTAAGTTGGCGAAGAAAAAGTGTCGGTTATGTTCTTGAAAGTAATAActttaataaatgtttttatatctaCTCTTGTGTTCTACAATAGCATGTCAAGATCTAGGACAATGGATACCTTCGATCATCAACTATTTGTACTGGTCAATTAGTACGTGTAAGGGTAATGCTTTGGAGCTTGAGGAAAGATTCCTACCTTGTATGCATCACTGTGTCAATCGTCACGCGTTTCCcggaaataaattttataaagctTGCGAACACGGAGAAATTAATGATACTGCGTGGTTGAAATTTGATTCTCCAGCACACAAGGCTTTAAAAAGTGTCATTTTCGACGACAAAAATCTGCTTAAGGACTTTATGAAGCTGAATGAAAATATCTTCACTACTCATTTGGAGGTACAGATCTCACAATGCTAATTATGatgtcaaaaaaaactttagtttTGATCTaacgaattttattttattttgtaggttTTTCACGCCCTTAAAATCCGGTACCTTCCTAAAAGTGTTTTTAACGAACAGGAAAAAATGCATACAGGGATGAAATTAGCTGCCCTAGACCATAATCTTAACATCAACCGTAATCAGGTAAAGaatacttgttttttttgtttcttaaacaCTAGCGTTAAATTacattataaaatgatttttaacaCGCAACGAAGATAAAGAAAAGTGAAGGATCTTTTGTTCCCAAGTTTGAGGTGTCTTGGCACAGATATTCAAAGCGCTTTGTAGCAAAGAAGGTGAAAAAGGATAAAACGAATTCTTTTTTTCGTGACATTACCTTAGGTGCATATTTCCGTGCAGTagagaaaaagaagaattgACGTTTGCGAAGAAAACAAGCCTTCAATACCCCTGCCGAAAGACCCTGTAGAGAGGAAATTGTTGAAAACTCAATTAAATACTCACGAAtgacataattttgttttactctTTATTTCATGTAATTTGtacatattatttatttaataaatcatCTATCtcataaatatttaatacttcGGAACATATCAACAAGGCATTCTAAACACGAATTATGTCACCACGAGGCATCCTATAATTCTTTGGTCCTTGTGACTTCAATTatgcagccattatgaatttcaaaGTTCGAGAAGAAGCGTGAGCATGATAAAGCTGCATGAAGTGAGGTAGCTCAATatttgaaagtttatttacaattatttgctgtactaaacttttctgtaaaaaacgacTGTTATTTTCTTAAATACTTATATCAATAGAAATTAATTAGGTAGAATCATTAAAACGTCAGAGGGAACCTTTAAGCTGTATAGCTTGATTTAGATGTCagcttaaagcttacctcccacttcaaaaaaagttcatcttattctgtttatattatgttgagaatttgtaatttaacatttattaagtaaaatttgGAATAATAAAGCTAATCTAAAGccacattttcttgtgtttacagCATGCTTCTTTTCGAAAGCCgctattttttgataatttttttttggattaaaCCCAGTTTGACGTCATCTCCCGGATGGCAAAAAAGGCCCCCTGAACATGTTGCCGCAAAACAATAACTCAGAGAAAAGGAAGAAGAGTAAATTGTTGCAACtaagattaattttgttaataattataaaatgtgtttttgtgcTATGGCTTGTTGTAATAAGAATAATAGAAGTAGCGCTGGAAAGCATTTCTTTGCCAGTCTTCCAACAAGCAAGAAAAAACGAGCTGCGTGTACTCATTAACAGAGTCGAGTTTTCACTAGAATCACTAGAATGTTTTGATCAACGTTGGCAAAAAAGGCTTAGGCAATTCTAAATCTCTGTCTAGTCTTCGCATTAGGCCATATGAAAATTCTGGTTAGGTGCTCGCTCTTCTACGTTGCGTCTAAGACTTTTCTATTATATTGTGGTACACTAGGCAGGGGATTTAAAGGATTTTATTTTGTCCTGCGCACGCATGttgattcttctttcttttttttcttttttgctttcttatattaatctattttaatttattttttgtgtcgCGTTTCACTCTCATACGCTAtaggtcctgggatcgaggttgcttgaTTTGTTATTATAATAAGCCATGGGTTGTGTTTTTGCACCCGTTCTTTCTATGTTTACTTCCGCTTGGTCGTGATTATTAACGCTGCCAATAGTCTAgtcataaaatgaagttttctGCAAATCTTCTAAATTAAAAACGCTTTCAGAGTGTCTAAATCTTCTAACCAATACAAACTCTTAGGGATCACAGCGCGGCATTTTTCGAaagagtaaaataaaatgtcgcCCGCCATGGTTTGCTCTGATAGCCCTAAATAGCttctttttcactttaaaatatACTTTCCGGCGCCGCGACCCGTCTCCTGTGGGCATTGAAGTCTCTACACAAGTCAGAAAGAGCCAATCTCGTTCTGAGAGCATCGGAATAGCTAAAAAGGCCACGGTTCACTACTAAGCTATTGCTTCAACTTCCATTCTCATCCTCATATCAGCTTTCCCAGCTAGAGTCTGATTCACTGTGAGGTTAGACTTTTCACTGGCTGAAACTTCAAAACTAAGAAAGCCCCCACAAATTTTTCACGGGAACACGGGAAGAGTTTTAAAAAGGGAAGTAAAAAACAAGTGTTTACTTATCTTCAGTATATACTTGTTACAAACTCATCTTCAGTACCCGTTAGAAATGTTGAAAAACAACAACCGCTTTGTCATATGTAAAACTACTATGTATATAAAAACATGGGCCAACGGCAGAGTCAGCGAAAATATCATCCGGGAGTTGACGTCACAAGCCCTCCCACGAAGGAATTCATTTAAAATCGGGACACAAGATGGCGACTGGCACGAAGCTTCTTCTTCAGCTAATATTTTACAACTTCAACAACGAATATCTTGcgaacaaatcaaaataagtacaaaagaattttttttcgttattagtacaatattttgagttgattttcgaatactttttttaaagtgggaggtaatctttaattaggatgtatggtacagtctaattaggcgttttacagcttagttaagatgtacaaaactttCATCGCCTAAAACACATATTATACTGAATTTTGGCATCTatctaattgaaaaaatccgatATTTACGTGCATATAAACATCTCCAATACATTAGTTTATTTCGTAGCACCCGGGAGATCCGCTAAAtttaaagttataaaaatattcGCTTAAATAGGATGTATCACTAGGGTGTATCACGTatcacttattaccccagtcaaaaaggaaaaaacaaaaaactaaaaaaacaaaaaaataaaaattatgtcggcaagggggtttgactgcactggtcttatctttggagagtgacgactccacttcttaccccagtcacacaagattgtacagagtaggacagatgaaaagttatggatgaaagaaatgtctagttcctgctgaagactgttcgcagacTTCTTATGAGGTGACTCAGCTAGgcattttgggtaccttggttcaggaatatgagtcgaaacccttgtaccctttacagaagtcctgtcctactctctctgtctgtttgtttgtttaatttttgtgctAATTAcctccttggaaaaaggaagaattgtgttcctttatatgagTATAtttttagaggagcaaaacctctagaatttaaattttaagacttaactggtcgagtttatcattgtgcgtgcacttggtaattttcattcttatgCTAGCCTTCTGAAAGGAGGGCAAATAACAATCTGGAAAGACAGATacacactgggaaagactagttctttttttgttttttgtttgtttgtttgggtttgtttttttgtgtgtacgTTTGTGTGTGTGTATGTTTGTGCTGTTTGTCTCGCATGCATTTGTGTTACTTTAAACATCACTCCCTATTGACAGTTACCAGTTATAAGTGAAATATTCAGCAATAGACAGATAGTACTGTCACACAAGGGGTCAATAGGTAGAGTCGTGGGATGGCATGAAAAACATGCCTGCTGAGCCCGCGTAAAAGTTGGCAGCCCCAACCCAATTGTTATCTGTTGCTCACACCAAGCTTAGGCCGACCCGTGGGATTTTTATGGTCTACAACAAAGTTACATTTTTCACTACCCCTCCGGATATTGATTTCGTTATTACTAACTCCTCTGTCCTTTCTGCTACCTGTGATTCTTTGTTACTCCCTTCCACTAAGCATTGGACATTAAAACCGtgtaaagttgttttgcaagaTGTGCTAGCTGTTGATTTCACTGAAAAGTCTCGGCTGCTGAAAGCTAACCCGGATAACTCCCACAGTGTCCTTTCTCAGCCATCAACAGAACCTGACCATCTTAGCACTATGAAATGGAAACAAACTATTGCTTGGCCGAAGTCAATTGACACAAAATTTTGGAATTCCCTTGATGATTTTCCACAATCTTCTAGGCTCTTacccattttcaaaaaaagtggAGCTGTTGGAATCAACAATTTACTAGCATGCGTCTCACCTGTTGGTGTAAGGTCACTTCCCCAGCACAACCTATCAGGTTTGAACAGGAGAGCTTTACGCAGCATCAGTTTGGTGAACGAGAAGAACAATCTACTCCGAACTCTTAAGAGCACATCTGACCCAGTTGAGAAAAGCAACATGCAAAACCTTTTAGATGATATAATGGCCAAGTTAAGGTTACTTCGCAGAGGTGAGCGGAATAGGAAAAGACGTTGGAAAATCTCGAATGCACGCCGGGCTTTCTCTAAGAATCCTTATCAGGCTGGAAGAAATATTTTAGATTCTAAATGTTTAATAAAACTTAAAGTTGCCCATAGGGGAATTATTATCGGCTGTACACTTTCCATTAACTCTTCTAGCAAGCAGGAGAAACGCTTCATCTCCTGGTGTTAATGCAATTCCTTACAAAGTTTATAAGAAGTGTCCCAAGATTAATACCCtcttgtttaatgtttttaaatgttgtgtcaaaaattgtgtCGTACCTGTTCAATGGCGTATTGCTCGTGAAATTTACATATTTAAATCGAAAACTCCTAAGGAGTCAAACATAAAAGACTTTAGACCTATAGCAATTTCAAATGTCGAAGGTAAGCTTCTCTTCAGCCTTGTATCAAGGCGGTTGGAATCTCATATCATAACAAACAACAAGTTTATAAATACATCTGTCCAAAAAGGTTCTATGGAAAAGGTTCCTGACTGCTGGAAACATATGTCAATGGTTTGGTCAGCACTCAAAGATGCCCGTTCATCAAAGTCATATTTAGCAACTATTTGGCTAGATATCGCAAATGCATATCCTTCAATTCCTCACCGTCTTATCTTCTTTGCTCTTCAGCGGTACAGTGTTCCACCACCTTGGATTGCTTTTATTAGAAACTACTATATTGGTATCTACAGTAAATCATTTTCTGAATATGCACCAAGTT encodes the following:
- the LOC130630704 gene encoding uncharacterized protein LOC130630704, which produces MFLYLLLCSTIACQDLGQWIPSIINYLYWSISTCKGNALELEERFLPCMHHCVNRHAFPGNKFYKACEHGEINDTAWLKFDSPAHKALKSVIFDDKNLLKDFMKLNENIFTTHLEVFHALKIRYLPKSVFNEQEKMHTGMKLAALDHNLNINRNQVKNTCFFCFLNTSVKLHYKMIFNTQRR